Proteins encoded together in one candidate division WOR-3 bacterium window:
- the secE gene encoding preprotein translocase subunit SecE: MNLIKRIKEYIKDVVAEMKKVSWAKPRELWTTTLVVIVFSAVLAAFIGLCDFVFSHLLALILR; this comes from the coding sequence ATGAACTTAATAAAACGAATTAAAGAGTATATCAAAGACGTGGTTGCCGAGATGAAGAAGGTTTCCTGGGCGAAACCACGTGAGTTGTGGACGACAACATTGGTTGTCATTGTGTTTTCGGCGGTGCTGGCGGCGTTTATCGGGTTGTGTGATTTCGTCTTTTCCCATCTGCTAGCCCTGATACTTCGTTGA
- the rplA gene encoding 50S ribosomal protein L1 translates to MRHSKRYEQLRQKVDRNRLYSLDEAVRLVKENANAKFDESVEVSVKLGIDPKKQDQMVSGTVSLPHGTGKKVRVLAFVKGDKVDEAQAAGADYVGFEDLVEKISSGWTDFDVAVATPDTMAGVGRLGKILGPKGLMPSPKSQTVTFDIGAAIKALKAGRISYRTDKTGNVHAAVGKVSFDEKKLIENIRSFMAELIRSKPASAKGQFIRKVVLSSTMGVGVRVDPKEFTDSVRREV, encoded by the coding sequence ATGAGGCACAGCAAACGATATGAGCAGTTGCGCCAGAAGGTAGACCGGAATCGACTTTATTCGCTTGATGAAGCGGTGCGGTTGGTAAAAGAGAACGCAAATGCGAAGTTTGATGAGTCGGTTGAAGTATCGGTAAAGCTGGGAATCGACCCGAAGAAGCAGGACCAGATGGTTTCGGGCACGGTAAGTTTACCGCATGGCACGGGCAAGAAGGTTCGGGTCCTGGCTTTTGTGAAGGGTGACAAGGTGGATGAAGCCCAGGCAGCCGGGGCAGACTATGTGGGTTTTGAGGATTTGGTGGAAAAAATCAGTTCCGGCTGGACCGATTTTGATGTCGCGGTGGCGACACCGGACACGATGGCAGGTGTAGGACGGCTGGGTAAAATTTTGGGGCCTAAGGGGTTGATGCCGTCACCTAAGAGCCAGACCGTGACTTTTGATATCGGCGCGGCAATAAAGGCGCTCAAGGCGGGGCGGATCAGTTATCGCACAGATAAGACCGGTAATGTTCATGCCGCAGTGGGAAAGGTTTCTTTTGATGAGAAGAAGCTGATTGAGAATATCCGTTCTTTTATGGCGGAGTTGATAAGGAGTAAGCCCGCAAGCGCCAAAGGACAGTTTATTCGTAAGGTTGTACTTTCCTCAACGATGGGAGTTGGGGTGCGGGTTGACCCAAAAGAGTTTACCGATTCGGTAAGACGCGAGGTGTGA
- the rpmG gene encoding 50S ribosomal protein L33: MRIFVTLSCTECKNRNYHTNKNKKKTERLEIKKFCPVCRKHTVHKEVK; this comes from the coding sequence ATGCGGATATTTGTTACCCTTTCCTGTACCGAGTGTAAAAACCGGAATTATCATACCAACAAGAATAAGAAGAAGACCGAGCGGCTGGAGATTAAGAAGTTTTGTCCAGTCTGCCGGAAACACACCGTGCACAAGGAGGTTAAATAG
- the rplK gene encoding 50S ribosomal protein L11, producing MAKKVLAVVKLQIPAGQATAAPPVGPALGQHGVNIGEFIKAVNEATRKEPPGMIIPVVVTIYSDRKFTFETKSPPASVLLKQAAGLAKGSGEPNRAKVGVVKRSALREIAQRKMKDLNAASIEAAMRIIEGTAKSMGLTVEED from the coding sequence ATGGCGAAGAAAGTTCTGGCGGTGGTTAAACTTCAGATACCGGCGGGTCAGGCAACAGCCGCACCGCCGGTGGGCCCGGCACTGGGTCAGCACGGTGTTAATATCGGGGAGTTTATTAAAGCGGTTAACGAGGCAACTCGTAAAGAGCCACCCGGGATGATAATTCCGGTTGTGGTGACGATTTACTCGGACCGTAAATTCACTTTTGAAACGAAGAGTCCACCGGCATCGGTGTTGTTGAAACAGGCCGCCGGTCTGGCAAAGGGCTCGGGTGAACCTAATCGGGCAAAGGTAGGTGTGGTTAAGCGGTCGGCTTTGCGGGAGATTGCGCAGCGGAAGATGAAGGATTTGAACGCTGCCAGTATCGAGGCGGCGATGCGGATTATTGAAGGTACGGCGAAGTCGATGGGTCTGACCGTTGAGGAGGATTAA
- the nusG gene encoding transcription termination/antitermination protein NusG, which translates to MAMKFFVVHTYTGREKKVKELLEKAIEAKGLKEFFGRVMVPSERVARVRKSKIVAEERRLYPGYIVVEMEPTEEALKLVTSIPGVTHMLGTRKEPLALTEGEVTAMLEQVERGADKVQPEAPFEKGETVKVTKGPFAGFTGTVEEIMSERRRVKVIVTIFGRPTPIDLDFLEVQPI; encoded by the coding sequence ATGGCGATGAAGTTCTTTGTTGTTCACACCTATACCGGGCGGGAGAAGAAGGTGAAGGAGCTGTTAGAGAAGGCGATTGAGGCGAAAGGCTTGAAGGAGTTTTTTGGTCGGGTAATGGTTCCTTCGGAACGGGTGGCACGCGTGCGTAAGTCGAAGATTGTTGCTGAGGAAAGGCGACTTTATCCGGGTTATATCGTTGTTGAAATGGAGCCGACCGAGGAGGCGCTTAAGCTGGTAACTTCGATTCCTGGTGTTACCCATATGCTCGGGACACGGAAGGAACCGCTGGCACTTACCGAGGGTGAGGTTACCGCGATGCTGGAACAGGTGGAGCGCGGTGCGGATAAGGTCCAGCCCGAGGCGCCATTTGAGAAGGGTGAGACGGTAAAGGTAACCAAGGGTCCGTTTGCCGGTTTTACCGGTACTGTGGAAGAGATTATGAGTGAGCGGCGGCGGGTCAAAGTTATTGTGACGATATTTGGCAGACCGACGCCAATTGACCTCGATTTTCTTGAGGTCCAGCCGATTTAG
- the rplJ gene encoding 50S ribosomal protein L10 → MATEEKSKAIDEIRDKIKRAQSIFFVDFTGVAANDFNELRRRAREKNLTVKVVKNTLALRALQECGVPESIAEILRGPTSLIFSSEDPVAPARLLKEAKENVPGIKFKGAYLEKAIYSAAQFELLAALPTKEDVRAQLVGVLSSPLSGLVGVLEGLLGELVWALEEIARRPQPGAKPEVPTGA, encoded by the coding sequence ATGGCAACAGAAGAGAAGTCAAAGGCTATTGATGAAATAAGAGACAAGATTAAACGGGCACAGTCGATTTTTTTTGTGGACTTTACCGGCGTGGCAGCAAACGATTTTAACGAGTTGCGCCGCCGTGCCCGGGAGAAGAATTTGACGGTGAAGGTGGTGAAGAACACCCTGGCGCTGCGGGCGCTGCAAGAGTGCGGTGTACCGGAGTCGATTGCGGAAATTCTGCGCGGTCCGACATCGCTGATATTTTCGTCTGAAGACCCGGTAGCACCAGCACGGCTCCTGAAGGAGGCGAAGGAGAATGTGCCCGGGATTAAGTTTAAGGGTGCTTATCTGGAAAAGGCGATTTATTCGGCAGCACAGTTTGAGTTGCTGGCAGCGCTACCGACCAAAGAGGATGTGCGGGCGCAACTGGTGGGTGTACTCAGTTCGCCGCTTTCTGGACTGGTTGGTGTGCTGGAAGGGTTGTTAGGCGAGTTGGTTTGGGCGCTGGAGGAGATCGCCCGTCGTCCGCAACCAGGAGCCAAACCTGAAGTCCCAACCGGAGCGTAA